The Deltaproteobacteria bacterium genome contains the following window.
CTATCCGATCATAGGCGATCCCGGCGTCCAGGATAGGCCAGAGATTGTTATCCTGGTCGACGAGGTAGGTCTGCTGGGGAATGATCTCCAGCGAATGGGTTCCCTTGTTGTCGAAGGCCACCTGGACCGGCAGCACCCCGGCCGCGATAATGTCGAAACCGAATGCTTCCTCGGCCGCCTTCGTGTCGTTGTATACTTTTGACGCGATCACGGCACCGGCCGCTTCGATGGCATTGGGGGATGCCTCGGGGAGCTGAAAGGGAACGACGGTCTGTTTATACCTGGTGCAGCCGGCCGCCACAAGGAGGACCATGATGCAGATGGCGGCGATGGATATGCCTTTCGAGATATTTTTCATTGATGTACGTCCTCTCATTGTTTTTCCGGTAAGTCTACACGCAAGCTCCCGGTCCTGTCAATTAAAGCTTCTCATCACAACGTTACGGCCACTCCGCGGGAATGAAGATACTCCTTTGCTTCCCTGATGGATATTTCCCTGAAATGGAAGATCGAGGCCGCGAGCAGGATGGAGGCTTTCCCCCTGACCACACCTTCATAGAGATGTTCGAGCGTCCCCGCACCCCCTGAGGCGATGACGGGAAGCCCCGATGTCTCGGCAATCAGCGCTGTCAGCGTTACGTCATATCCGTCTTTCGTTCCATCCGTGTCGATGCTCGTAGGGAGAATGGAACCGCATCCCAGGTCCCTGACCTGCTGCGCCCACGCGACGGCATCCTTGCCTGTTGGTGTCCGGCCGCCGTTCACGTACAGTTCATAGCCCGACGCCACGGTATTGTTCATCTTCGCGTCGATAGCCACGACGATGGCCCCGCTTCCGAATTCCTTTGCCCCTTCCCTGATGAGTTCGGGGTTTTTTACGGCCGCCGTGTTGATGGAGACCTTGCTGACCCCGGCACTGATGAGTCGTTCCATGTCGGCCGTCTCGCCGATACCACCGCCGACGGTCAGCGGGATCGTTATTGCCGAGGCGACCCGTTTGACCAGCTCAACGGTGGTTTTCCGGGCTTCAATGGTTGCCGTGATGTCGAGGAAGGCCAGTTCGTCCGCCCCCTCTTTTTCGTAGAAGAGGGCGTTTTCGACGGGATCGCCCGCGACCTTCAGATCGACGAAATGTACGCCCTTGACGACCCTTCCATCCTTGATGTCAAGACAGGGCATGATCTTTACAGGATCCATGATATTCTTCCTTTCTCAATGAATACGATGGGATATGTCCGCACGCCGGTGAGATGATGAAGGAGAACTACTATAGAGACTCTGATATGTCAATACCTTTGGCGGCATGGTTCTTATAGTACGGGCGATGAAGGGATTAAAAGGATTACGGATTGTGGATTACGGATCCCGGTTCCCGAATCCCGATTTTCCGCACTCAGGCACTGCTTTTAATATTCCTTGACATGCCCGCGAAAGACCATTAATCTCCATTTCCCATGATGTCAATAGCTTATAATATCCTGCTCGCCGCCGCGGCGCTGGTCCTGGGGCCGTATTACGGGGCGAAAATGCTTTTTTCCGGGAAATACCGGAACAGTATCGGCCCGAAACTGGGATTCACACCGGCCGAAACCTTCGACGCCATGGAGGGGACCCCCCGTATATGGGTTCACGCCGTGTCGGTGGGAGAGGTGACGGCGGCGGCCCCCATCGTGGCATCCCTGCGGCAACTGTTCCCGGGGGCATGCATCGTTCTTTCGACGAGCACGGAAACGGGACAGGAAATGGCCCGCAAGTTCGTGCGCTCCGCAACGGCTCTGTTCTATTATCCCCTCGATATTCCCTGCGTTATCAGAAAGACGCTCGACCGGGTTGCCCCCGATGTGTTCGTCGCCGTGGAAACGGAGATATGGCCTAATTTTATCAGGCTTTGCGGGCAGCGGGGCATCGGGATCGCTCTTGTCAACGGCAGGATATCCCCCCGTTCCTTCCGGGGATACGGGAGGACAAAGTTTTTCTGGGAGGCCTTCTTCAACAGGATCGACCAGATAGGCGCCATATCGGAGACCGATGCGGCACGCCTGCAAAAGCTCGGCGTAGAGTCCTCCCGCGTTCGGGTGCTGGGCAATGCGAAATATGACGGGCTTGCCGCCAGTGTAAGCGATGAACTGCGCGATGAAACGAGCCGCCGGCTGAATGTTTCTCCGGATGTGCCGGTCCTCGTCGCGGGCAGCACCCATGAAGGGGAGGAATCGGTGGTGCTCTCTGTCTACCGGGAACTGCTCAAGGAATTTCCGGGGCTTCTCCTGATCGTGGTTCCCCGCCATGTTGAGCGTTCGGCCGATGTGATCGCCCAGGCGCGGAAAGCCGGTTTCGACGATGTCATTGCCTTCAGCGATATTCAGGCGGGTACGGGCAGAAAGACCCAGCGGGTGATCATCATTGATGTAATCGGTGAGCTTTTCAAGGTATACGGACTGGCGACGGCCGTCTTCTGCGGCGGCAGCCTCGTGCCACGGGGGGGACAGAACATTCTCGAAGCTGCGGCGTGGGGGAAAGTGGTTCTCTACGGTCCCTCGATGGAAGATTTTCAGGATGAGCGGGAAGCGCTGGAACGTGTCGGCGCGGGCATCACGGTTCGCAACCGCGGAGAGATGCTCGACGCCCTGGTCCAGCTGATGAGGCATCCCGACCTGCTGAGTGAGGCGGGCGAAAGGGCGCGTGCCATGGTCGCCGCCAACACGGGAGCGTCACGCCGCCATGCCGAGCTGATCCGGTCTGTTCTCGAAAGGTAATGGCTTATGGTAATGGCTTATAATGGTACGTAATCCGTAATCCATAATTGACAGTCTCGCAAAAAGTCAAATATCGTGTCACTCCCGCGAAAGCGGGAGCCCATAACTGCTTAAAAATACTGGATTCCGTGTC
Protein-coding sequences here:
- the hisF gene encoding imidazole glycerol phosphate synthase subunit HisF, whose amino-acid sequence is MDPVKIMPCLDIKDGRVVKGVHFVDLKVAGDPVENALFYEKEGADELAFLDITATIEARKTTVELVKRVASAITIPLTVGGGIGETADMERLISAGVSKVSINTAAVKNPELIREGAKEFGSGAIVVAIDAKMNNTVASGYELYVNGGRTPTGKDAVAWAQQVRDLGCGSILPTSIDTDGTKDGYDVTLTALIAETSGLPVIASGGAGTLEHLYEGVVRGKASILLAASIFHFREISIREAKEYLHSRGVAVTL
- a CDS encoding 3-deoxy-D-manno-octulosonic acid transferase — its product is MMSIAYNILLAAAALVLGPYYGAKMLFSGKYRNSIGPKLGFTPAETFDAMEGTPRIWVHAVSVGEVTAAAPIVASLRQLFPGACIVLSTSTETGQEMARKFVRSATALFYYPLDIPCVIRKTLDRVAPDVFVAVETEIWPNFIRLCGQRGIGIALVNGRISPRSFRGYGRTKFFWEAFFNRIDQIGAISETDAARLQKLGVESSRVRVLGNAKYDGLAASVSDELRDETSRRLNVSPDVPVLVAGSTHEGEESVVLSVYRELLKEFPGLLLIVVPRHVERSADVIAQARKAGFDDVIAFSDIQAGTGRKTQRVIIIDVIGELFKVYGLATAVFCGGSLVPRGGQNILEAAAWGKVVLYGPSMEDFQDEREALERVGAGITVRNRGEMLDALVQLMRHPDLLSEAGERARAMVAANTGASRRHAELIRSVLER